CATCATCCTTTCTATTATATTTATAAATAATTTTTATCCTTGGATACCTAATAGTGTGTTTAATCTGGCCTTATCAAATCCCACTACTATTGTACCATCTATGTCCGTCTGTGGCACACCTCTTTGTCCGCTTCTCCTTACAAGTTCTTCAGCAGCACCAGGATTTTTGGTCACATCTACTTCTCTAAATGGTATATTGTTTTGCCTCAAGTACGACTTTGTGGCGCTGCACCACGGGCACGAAGGCGATGTGTAGACAATAACCCTATGGTATTTTTTTGATCCATCGCTTGACTTTACAGGCGATGTAGTAAGCAACTTTTCGTAATAATCTTCTGTCTGTACGCCGTAGACTATCTGCTGTACTTTCCCGTCACCGTAAGCAATTAAAGCAGGTACAGCAGTAATGCCAAATTCTGTGTGCAATACTACTTCTGACGCATTTACTGCATAGACTTTTACATCTTTGTTTTTATCGCTGAATTTCTTTAAATTATCTAACGCCTCTAAACTTTTTTGAGATTTATTAGAGTAAAATAACAGCATGAAGAAATCTGCCGACTTTTTTATGTCCTCAAATTCACTCCTGTCCTTTATAAAGCTTAACATGCACAACACCTCTTACAATCGTATATAAGTCGCGGGTTTATACCCCCCAATGGTAACTGGTTTAATCTACAATATATTATATTCACACTGCATTAAAATGTCAACATATCAAATACCACGAGAACAGTATATGTTTATATAAGCTAATGTATACTATCTATAAGGAAAGGAGTTGTTTTTATGAAATATGAAAGAGCTGAAGAAATATACAATTCTCCATCAAATTATGAAGTTGTCTATGATGGTCAGGCAGTATGGATAAATTCTCTAAATCCCAATAAAAAATACGCTAATATCAAATTTTTGCACGACAACGCCGTCATGGATGTTCCTGTCGGTTTTTTGGTGGAAGGCAAAAAATTAAGCTAAAAACAAGGGCAGCCTTTCTCAATTACAGAAAATAGCTGCCCCTCATCTTATGACATTAATCGTTTTTCTCCTTCCAAGGCTTTAATAGGTCCTATATCTTGTGTGACTTCCAATGTTCCTAAATACTCTCCATCTTTGTCTCTTACAGCAAAATACCTGATGTACACGTATTTGTTCCCCATTTTTATCCAGAAATCTTCATGACTCTTTTTCCCTGATTTAAAATCCCTCAAAAGTTCTTCTACTACATGGACACTGGCAGGCGGATGGCAATACTGAACCTTTCTGCCTATTACAGCCTTCGTCCTGGCAAAAATCCTGTCTTTCCCATTCGAAAAATACCTTACCACATCATCTTTGTCAACAAACGTCACATCAAAAGGCAAATTATCAAATATGGCACCTATCTCTTCCACCTTCAAAACACCTGTGTCAAATTTAATATATCCATGCTGTGCATCATTTGCAAGTTTTCCTTCTTCTTTAGCCTTTAAACTTTCCCTTTTTGGTTTCCACTTTGACTCAGGTGATATTAAGCAATATCCGATTTCGTCACTTTCATCCATGATATTTACCCATTCATCCTCAGTAAGCGTATCCAAAGCCATCGGGAGAAGTATGTTCTCCTCTTTGAATATCATCTCTATTATCTTATTGATAAGCTTATTTAGCTTATCTTCAATTGCACCTTTTTTAGACTCATTGTATTCTTTTAAATCCCCGATGGTGGATTTTAAAAGCTCTCTAATTTCATCGTCCACACCCCACATGACACTTGGAGGACCTGTTATTCCGTACTTCTCCAGATATGGAAACAAAAGATTTTCTTTCCTTGAATAATGTTTATCAATATCC
The window above is part of the Thermoanaerobacterium sp. PSU-2 genome. Proteins encoded here:
- a CDS encoding H-type small acid-soluble spore protein gives rise to the protein MKYERAEEIYNSPSNYEVVYDGQAVWINSLNPNKKYANIKFLHDNAVMDVPVGFLVEGKKLS
- a CDS encoding glutaredoxin domain-containing protein, which encodes MLSFIKDRSEFEDIKKSADFFMLLFYSNKSQKSLEALDNLKKFSDKNKDVKVYAVNASEVVLHTEFGITAVPALIAYGDGKVQQIVYGVQTEDYYEKLLTTSPVKSSDGSKKYHRVIVYTSPSCPWCSATKSYLRQNNIPFREVDVTKNPGAAEELVRRSGQRGVPQTDIDGTIVVGFDKARLNTLLGIQG
- a CDS encoding DUF438 domain-containing protein, encoding MSELINNREHRQELLKEVIRELHKGKSVDEVKQKFKDVIDGITHTELSQIEQELMNEGLSVKEIQRLCDVHAAVFRESLEQLKKPETIPGHPVHTFKEENRAIEKHINENLRPTLEDFKRNGTQESISKLLGNINLLMDIDKHYSRKENLLFPYLEKYGITGPPSVMWGVDDEIRELLKSTIGDLKEYNESKKGAIEDKLNKLINKIIEMIFKEENILLPMALDTLTEDEWVNIMDESDEIGYCLISPESKWKPKRESLKAKEEGKLANDAQHGYIKFDTGVLKVEEIGAIFDNLPFDVTFVDKDDVVRYFSNGKDRIFARTKAVIGRKVQYCHPPASVHVVEELLRDFKSGKKSHEDFWIKMGNKYVYIRYFAVRDKDGEYLGTLEVTQDIGPIKALEGEKRLMS